In Trichocoleus desertorum NBK24, the following are encoded in one genomic region:
- a CDS encoding response regulator transcription factor, protein MEILIVEDEAEIAQLIQLYLEKEGFSCRVCRDGITALQVFSEQKPDLVILDLMIPGLDGLEVCARIRQRPGAKDPYILMLTAKGEEIDRIIGLSTGADDYMVKPFSPRELVARVRALLRRTLRQGGQSQTYRTQHFLIDLEQRTASRFTDGVTEDTTGSVIGSDRAEALDLTTLEFELLATFMSYPGRAWNRTQLIDKLWGSNFFGDERVVDTHVARLRKKIEPDPANPTFIKTVIGVGYKFEDQAQA, encoded by the coding sequence ATGGAAATCTTAATTGTTGAGGATGAAGCTGAAATTGCCCAACTGATTCAACTGTATTTAGAAAAAGAAGGATTTTCCTGCCGAGTTTGTCGGGATGGCATCACGGCGCTACAGGTGTTTTCGGAGCAAAAGCCAGATTTGGTCATCTTAGATCTGATGATTCCTGGCTTGGATGGCTTGGAGGTTTGCGCCCGCATTCGTCAACGTCCTGGGGCGAAAGATCCCTACATCTTGATGCTGACTGCCAAGGGTGAAGAGATCGATCGCATTATCGGGTTGTCTACAGGGGCAGATGACTATATGGTCAAGCCCTTTAGCCCGCGAGAGTTAGTGGCGCGGGTCCGGGCACTGTTGCGGCGGACGCTACGACAAGGGGGCCAAAGTCAAACCTACCGCACCCAGCATTTCTTGATTGATCTAGAGCAACGCACCGCCTCCCGCTTCACCGATGGTGTTACAGAAGACACGACAGGAAGCGTGATCGGGAGCGATCGCGCAGAGGCATTGGATCTCACCACCCTAGAGTTTGAACTGTTAGCCACGTTTATGAGTTACCCAGGGCGAGCCTGGAACCGCACCCAACTGATAGACAAACTCTGGGGCAGCAACTTTTTTGGTGATGAGCGGGTAGTGGATACCCATGTGGCGCGACTCCGCAAAAAAATTGAGCCCGACCCCGCAAATCCCACGTTCATAAAAACGGTGATCGGGGTGGGCTACAAATTTGAGGATCAAGCCCAAGCCTGA
- a CDS encoding DEAD/DEAH box helicase family protein yields MATVQVEYAGQIQVNAGQNPRELYSHQNEAIKALNQKNQSSFKGLLVLPTGGGKTLTAVHWLLRNFIDKRKKVLWIAHRHELLDQAFETLKFSAYPSLLSDVEKFRYRVISGHPKHDRPVNIQPTDDIIIASKDSLNSSLDHLLKNWVKHSDAILLVVDEAHHATAKTYRKLIDAIKEDFQQRGNENGFKMLGLTATPFRTDKGEQGLLKQVFPDDIIFSEHLRTLITRGILAEPVFEHLETNLDFYQELTSKDIKAIEAFDKLPKKLVEKIAMSSIRNKRIVDHYVVNRDKYKPLLVFAIDVDHAIALNAVFKSRGINSDFVVGQLVDLNTGAKISPKENSDKIKRFRRGELEVLINVEMLVEGTDLPNVQTVFLTRPTTSTILMTQMIGRALRGQKAGGTEKAYVVSFIDNWEDKINWVNPEKLTLDEGRELKEKNIETAKEIVRLISIEKIEEFARMMDESIDTTTLEKLDFLRRVPVGIYRFSILETSESGEPESRNYDVLLYNDTEEAYDSFVNDLEAVFKIVNIEDREVLTDEELEYLLKQTKELYFPDHPFLLGYRDADVKNILRFYAQKEMEPEFIAFSERRKCDLSVVARHIYENDLTRKQEAEYLALLWNSEKSFWKVLFDNYLYFKKQVDIEINKLTGAYGDDLPISMPTVIPDTVPLENLSLIEMKERDPAEYREIKDVVFAKYTNAQKFITCAVSGFKSQMRRDFQIDHIKPMAEGGLTTIDNLQVLSRKAHIEKTRLENLRRSGAAQV; encoded by the coding sequence ATGGCAACCGTTCAAGTTGAGTATGCTGGTCAGATCCAAGTTAATGCGGGCCAAAACCCACGCGAACTCTACTCTCATCAGAATGAGGCAATCAAAGCACTAAACCAGAAAAACCAATCATCGTTCAAAGGTTTGCTAGTTCTGCCTACGGGCGGCGGAAAAACTTTAACGGCTGTCCACTGGCTCCTGCGTAACTTTATAGATAAGCGAAAAAAGGTTTTGTGGATTGCCCATCGGCATGAACTACTAGATCAAGCATTTGAGACGCTCAAGTTCAGTGCTTATCCATCCTTGCTCAGCGATGTTGAGAAGTTTAGATATCGTGTGATTTCTGGTCATCCTAAGCACGATCGCCCTGTCAACATTCAACCAACTGATGACATCATTATCGCCAGCAAAGATAGCCTGAACAGTAGTTTAGACCATCTACTAAAAAATTGGGTCAAGCATTCTGATGCCATTCTTTTGGTCGTAGATGAAGCGCACCACGCGACGGCAAAAACCTACCGCAAATTAATCGATGCCATCAAAGAAGATTTTCAGCAGAGAGGAAATGAGAACGGCTTCAAAATGCTTGGCCTAACAGCCACTCCATTTAGAACAGATAAAGGTGAGCAGGGCTTGCTTAAGCAAGTTTTCCCAGATGACATTATTTTCTCAGAGCATTTGAGAACCCTAATCACTAGAGGCATCCTAGCTGAGCCAGTTTTCGAGCATCTAGAAACAAATCTAGATTTTTATCAGGAGTTGACTAGCAAAGATATCAAGGCGATCGAAGCTTTTGATAAATTACCGAAAAAGCTTGTCGAAAAAATTGCAATGTCTAGCATCCGTAATAAACGGATTGTTGATCACTATGTTGTGAATCGCGACAAATACAAACCACTGTTGGTTTTTGCAATTGATGTTGACCATGCGATCGCACTAAACGCTGTATTTAAGAGCCGAGGTATTAATTCTGATTTTGTCGTAGGTCAACTCGTAGACCTAAATACAGGGGCCAAAATCTCTCCAAAAGAGAACTCAGACAAAATCAAGCGATTTAGAAGGGGAGAGCTTGAAGTACTCATTAACGTGGAAATGCTGGTTGAGGGAACCGACTTACCCAACGTCCAGACTGTTTTCCTCACTCGCCCCACCACTTCTACAATTCTGATGACCCAAATGATCGGTAGAGCTTTGCGCGGTCAGAAGGCGGGAGGCACAGAGAAAGCCTATGTTGTCAGCTTCATTGACAATTGGGAGGACAAAATTAATTGGGTAAACCCTGAAAAGCTGACCCTTGATGAAGGAAGAGAACTTAAGGAAAAGAACATCGAGACAGCTAAAGAAATTGTTCGATTAATCTCAATTGAGAAGATTGAGGAATTTGCTCGTATGATGGATGAATCTATCGATACTACCACCCTGGAAAAACTAGATTTTTTGAGGCGAGTTCCTGTTGGTATTTATCGCTTTTCTATCCTTGAAACTTCTGAATCAGGTGAACCTGAATCTAGGAACTATGATGTGCTTCTCTACAACGACACTGAAGAAGCCTACGATAGCTTCGTGAATGATTTAGAGGCTGTGTTCAAGATAGTTAATATTGAGGATCGCGAAGTTTTAACAGATGAAGAACTTGAGTATCTTCTGAAACAAACAAAGGAACTATATTTTCCTGATCATCCATTCTTGCTGGGCTATAGAGATGCGGATGTGAAAAATATTCTTCGTTTCTATGCTCAAAAGGAAATGGAGCCAGAATTCATTGCCTTTAGTGAGCGTAGAAAATGTGACTTGTCAGTGGTAGCAAGGCATATCTATGAAAATGACTTGACTCGCAAACAGGAAGCCGAATATCTCGCCTTGCTATGGAATAGTGAGAAATCCTTTTGGAAGGTTCTATTCGATAACTACCTATATTTCAAGAAGCAGGTAGACATCGAAATCAATAAGCTGACTGGAGCTTATGGTGATGATCTGCCAATAAGTATGCCGACCGTAATTCCTGACACAGTGCCGCTAGAAAATCTATCGTTGATTGAAATGAAGGAGAGAGATCCAGCGGAATACCGGGAGATTAAGGATGTTGTGTTTGCCAAATACACAAACGCCCAAAAATTTATCACTTGTGCCGTGAGTGGTTTCAAGAGCCAGATGCGAAGAGATTTTCAAATTGACCATATCAAACCAATGGCTGAAGGTGGCTTAACTACGATCGACAATCTTCAAGTTTTGTCTCGTAAAGCCCACATAGAGAAAACTCGGCTAGAGAATTTACGAAGATCTGGAGCGGCTCAGGTATAG
- a CDS encoding ABC transporter permease, translated as MDTLIKLDTLDLAWALGMMAIAIGLSAWQRVGLEWNLAIATGRTIIQLVMVGYLLELVFTVENPWVVLAIIAGMLTIATVVARNRISKKIPRLLPLLWGSIFVAAALTLSYTNLVVIRPDVWYSPQYLVPLAGIVLGNAMNGASIAGERLASTISSSRLEIETYLSLGATPEQAVAQYRRDAIKAGMIPTLNSMMAVGLVTLPGMITGQLLSGVSPLDAASYQMLIMFMLAFTTLVTTILVTRGLCRLFFNQAAQLTLY; from the coding sequence GTGGATACGTTGATAAAGCTGGATACGTTAGATCTGGCTTGGGCACTAGGAATGATGGCGATCGCGATCGGCTTATCAGCTTGGCAACGGGTGGGCTTGGAGTGGAATCTAGCCATTGCGACCGGGCGAACCATTATTCAGTTGGTAATGGTTGGCTATTTACTGGAGTTGGTGTTCACTGTCGAAAATCCTTGGGTAGTGCTGGCTATTATTGCAGGGATGCTGACGATCGCGACAGTTGTCGCCCGTAATCGCATCAGCAAAAAAATTCCGCGTCTGCTGCCACTGCTGTGGGGGTCGATTTTTGTTGCTGCCGCTTTGACCTTGAGCTACACCAACTTGGTTGTGATTCGTCCAGATGTTTGGTACTCGCCCCAATATCTAGTTCCACTAGCAGGGATTGTATTAGGCAATGCTATGAATGGAGCCTCGATCGCGGGAGAACGCCTAGCCAGCACAATCAGTAGCAGTCGCTTAGAAATCGAAACCTATTTAAGTTTGGGAGCAACTCCGGAGCAAGCAGTGGCTCAATACCGTCGAGATGCCATTAAAGCAGGCATGATTCCCACCCTTAACTCAATGATGGCAGTGGGATTAGTCACCCTACCAGGCATGATTACTGGGCAATTGCTCAGTGGGGTTAGTCCTTTGGATGCTGCTAGTTACCAAATGCTAATTATGTTTATGCTGGCGTTTACGACGCTAGTAACAACGATTTTGGTCACACGAGGTTTGTGTCGTCTCTTCTTTAATCAAGCTGCTCAATTAACGCTGTATTAA
- a CDS encoding DegT/DnrJ/EryC1/StrS aminotransferase family protein — MNKVPLLDLTRQFQTISEKVNAAVLQVLGSGGYIGGPAVSGFEQQFAAYTGTSECVACNSGTDALFLALRALEIGPGDEVIAPPFTFFATAEVISAVGATPVFVDIDANTFNLDLNLIEAAITEKTRAIIPVHLFGQPVDMTRLMAIAEAHHLAVIEDCAQATGAEWVGKKVGSIGHVGCFSFYPTKNLGAAGDGGAITTNDPAIAAKIRMLKEHGSQTRYYHDAIGMNSRLDAVQAVVLQIKLRFLDEWNAQRRQVAERYQQLLSHIPYIIPPQEISGGQSVWNQYTIRLASTPDAPQHGTEPGALRDWVRQELQSRGVGSIVYYPLPLHLQSIYQGLGYQLGQLPVSEQMSHEVLSLPMFPELSVAEQDQVIYSLKDCLTAVECRSWSGKLK; from the coding sequence GTGAATAAAGTCCCTCTGCTTGACCTGACACGGCAATTTCAAACCATTAGCGAAAAAGTAAATGCAGCCGTTCTCCAGGTTCTGGGGTCTGGTGGCTACATTGGTGGTCCCGCCGTTTCAGGATTTGAGCAGCAGTTTGCCGCCTACACGGGTACCTCTGAATGTGTTGCCTGCAACTCTGGTACCGACGCTCTCTTCTTAGCGCTCCGAGCTTTGGAGATTGGGCCTGGAGACGAAGTAATTGCCCCTCCCTTTACCTTTTTCGCAACCGCAGAAGTGATCAGTGCGGTGGGAGCCACCCCGGTTTTTGTCGATATTGATGCGAACACGTTCAATCTCGACCTCAACTTGATTGAAGCTGCCATCACTGAAAAAACTCGCGCTATCATTCCGGTGCATTTGTTTGGTCAGCCTGTAGATATGACCCGGCTGATGGCGATCGCAGAAGCGCATCACTTAGCAGTCATTGAAGACTGTGCTCAGGCCACGGGAGCAGAATGGGTCGGGAAAAAGGTTGGCAGTATCGGTCATGTGGGTTGCTTTAGCTTCTACCCCACCAAGAATTTAGGTGCAGCCGGAGATGGGGGCGCAATCACCACCAACGATCCAGCGATCGCAGCCAAGATTCGGATGCTGAAAGAGCATGGCAGCCAAACGCGCTACTACCATGATGCGATCGGGATGAATAGCCGTTTAGATGCCGTACAAGCAGTGGTACTACAAATCAAGCTGCGGTTTCTAGATGAGTGGAATGCCCAACGCCGTCAAGTTGCTGAGCGCTATCAACAACTGCTGAGCCACATTCCCTACATTATTCCGCCTCAAGAAATCAGTGGTGGTCAGTCGGTGTGGAACCAGTACACAATTCGCCTCGCGAGTACCCCGGATGCGCCCCAGCACGGCACCGAGCCTGGAGCTTTACGAGATTGGGTACGGCAGGAGTTGCAGAGCCGTGGCGTTGGCTCTATTGTTTACTACCCATTGCCCCTACATCTGCAATCGATTTATCAAGGCTTAGGTTATCAGCTAGGTCAATTGCCTGTGTCTGAGCAAATGTCCCACGAAGTTTTGTCGCTGCCGATGTTTCCAGAGCTGTCTGTGGCAGAGCAAGACCAAGTCATTTACAGCTTGAAAGATTGCCTAACTGCGGTTGAGTGTCGGAGCTGGTCGGGAAAACTAAAGTGA
- a CDS encoding AarF/UbiB family protein, whose protein sequence is MSQHQLVSVAETQPRSTDLSWRAHREKPLSTRIYDAQAIARHFRYRPLQAIWRALNIIWSFAWFVLGLKSDEWQHRTEANKFKRATQLRILLTRLGPTFIKVGQALSTRPDLVRKDFLEELVKLQDQLPPFPTAIAFGIIEEELSYAVDEIYAQISPEPIAAASLGQVYRARLYSGEEVAVKVQRPNLLPTLTLDLYLMRWAASWLGPLLPLNLGHDLTLIVDEFGTKLFEEIDYLHEGYNAEKFADNFRDDPTVKVPSIYWSYSNTRVLTLEWIHGFKLTDTESIKAAGLDTDTLIRIGVTSGLRQLLEFGFFHADPHPGNLFAMPDGRMAYIDFGMMDQLSETNKETLVDSLVHLINKDYVDLAADFVKLGFLAPNTNIWPIVPALESVLGDIMGESVGDFNFKTITDKFSELMYDYPFRVPAKFALIIRSLVTQEGLALSLNTEFKIVDVAYPYVAQRLLKGESPELRRRLIDVLFKDGRFQWQRLEELIAIARSDTNFDLLPTAQLGLQYLLSPEANFLRQQLILALIEDDRLHTEEVQRLWNLIKDELKPARLFSAAWGALAGASMQGAAALLPTMPFASWQTPPQN, encoded by the coding sequence GTGAGTCAGCATCAACTGGTTTCTGTAGCAGAAACACAACCGCGTTCCACCGACCTTAGCTGGCGTGCTCACCGCGAAAAACCACTCTCCACTCGTATATATGACGCTCAGGCGATCGCCCGTCATTTTCGCTATCGCCCTCTCCAAGCTATCTGGCGCGCCCTCAACATTATTTGGTCCTTTGCCTGGTTTGTGCTCGGCTTGAAGTCAGATGAATGGCAACACCGCACCGAAGCCAACAAGTTCAAACGAGCCACCCAACTGCGAATTTTGCTCACCCGTTTGGGACCGACGTTTATCAAAGTGGGGCAGGCGCTCTCTACTAGACCCGACTTAGTGCGGAAAGACTTTTTGGAAGAGCTGGTGAAGCTTCAAGACCAGTTACCGCCTTTTCCTACGGCGATCGCTTTCGGCATTATTGAAGAAGAATTAAGCTACGCAGTTGACGAGATTTACGCGCAGATTTCACCAGAACCGATCGCGGCTGCCAGTTTAGGCCAAGTGTATCGGGCGCGTCTTTACAGCGGGGAAGAAGTTGCGGTCAAAGTGCAACGGCCCAATTTGCTCCCGACGCTGACATTAGATTTGTACTTGATGCGCTGGGCTGCAAGTTGGCTCGGCCCCTTGCTACCACTCAATCTAGGCCACGATCTCACCTTGATTGTGGATGAGTTCGGCACCAAGCTGTTTGAAGAAATCGACTACTTGCATGAGGGATACAACGCGGAGAAGTTTGCTGATAACTTCCGCGACGACCCCACGGTAAAAGTCCCCAGCATCTATTGGAGCTACAGCAATACTCGCGTTCTGACGCTGGAATGGATTCACGGCTTCAAGCTCACCGACACCGAAAGCATTAAAGCCGCAGGGTTGGATACAGATACCTTAATCCGGATTGGTGTCACTTCTGGTTTACGCCAGCTTCTAGAGTTTGGCTTTTTCCATGCCGACCCGCACCCTGGCAACTTGTTTGCGATGCCCGACGGTCGCATGGCCTACATCGACTTCGGCATGATGGATCAACTGAGCGAAACCAATAAAGAAACCTTGGTGGACTCGTTGGTACATCTAATCAACAAAGACTATGTGGATTTAGCCGCAGACTTTGTCAAACTCGGTTTTCTGGCTCCTAATACCAACATTTGGCCCATTGTTCCGGCGCTAGAAAGCGTATTGGGCGACATTATGGGCGAAAGCGTCGGTGATTTCAACTTCAAAACCATTACCGACAAGTTCTCGGAACTGATGTATGACTATCCGTTCCGCGTCCCTGCTAAATTTGCCCTGATCATCCGTTCCTTGGTGACGCAGGAGGGGTTGGCCCTGAGCTTGAATACTGAGTTCAAAATTGTAGATGTGGCTTATCCCTACGTGGCTCAGCGGTTGTTGAAGGGAGAATCACCTGAGCTGCGGCGCAGGCTAATTGATGTGCTGTTCAAGGATGGTAGATTTCAGTGGCAGCGACTGGAAGAGCTAATCGCGATCGCCCGCTCTGATACCAACTTTGACTTGTTACCGACTGCTCAGCTCGGTCTGCAATATTTGCTGTCGCCAGAAGCCAACTTCCTACGGCAACAGCTGATTCTGGCTCTAATCGAAGACGATCGCCTGCATACTGAAGAGGTTCAGCGGCTTTGGAACTTGATAAAAGACGAACTCAAGCCTGCTCGTCTCTTCAGTGCGGCTTGGGGAGCGTTGGCTGGAGCTTCGATGCAGGGAGCGGCGGCGTTGCTGCCCACGATGCCCTTTGCTAGCTGGCAGACTCCTCCGCAAAACTAA
- a CDS encoding lipopolysaccharide assembly protein LapB has protein sequence MKNRNRLIKLGGMGLAVLIQLGVLVVNGDRPIGSQAIAQAQTSQTAESVMQQGLQAIQQGKLDSAIAAFQQATQLNPTLAAAHYNLGLALRQKGELQPAANAFYQAAQVDPKFALAYANLGAALLEGNNLQQAKEYLQRSLEIDPKLGLAHYNLGLVLEQQGALDQAIATFKRAQQLSPTAPEPAYHLGVVYMQQGKTSEAIAALRQAIKISPKYPEAHYNLGSILMQQGQLPEALAAFRQAAEANSNYANAYYGAGLVFLRQGQYKDAQQVLQYAKDLYTAQNNTAWAANAEKQLKQAQAGSASVP, from the coding sequence ATGAAAAACCGGAATCGATTGATCAAGTTGGGTGGAATGGGTTTAGCGGTGCTGATTCAGCTAGGAGTTTTGGTAGTTAATGGGGATAGACCAATTGGGTCACAAGCGATCGCCCAAGCTCAAACTAGCCAAACGGCTGAGTCAGTCATGCAGCAGGGGTTACAGGCGATTCAGCAGGGCAAGTTAGATTCAGCGATCGCAGCCTTCCAGCAGGCAACCCAACTAAATCCCACCTTAGCTGCGGCTCATTACAATTTGGGCCTAGCGCTCCGGCAAAAAGGTGAGTTGCAACCTGCTGCGAATGCCTTTTATCAAGCAGCTCAGGTAGACCCCAAATTTGCGCTTGCTTATGCCAATTTAGGCGCGGCATTGTTGGAAGGCAATAATTTACAGCAAGCCAAGGAATATTTGCAGCGATCGCTAGAAATAGACCCGAAGCTGGGTTTAGCTCATTACAACCTGGGCTTGGTGCTAGAACAACAGGGCGCTTTAGATCAGGCGATCGCGACGTTTAAGCGGGCACAACAGCTTAGCCCTACCGCTCCAGAACCTGCCTATCATCTCGGTGTGGTTTATATGCAGCAGGGCAAAACGTCTGAGGCGATCGCGGCTTTACGACAGGCAATAAAAATCAGCCCCAAGTATCCAGAAGCGCATTACAACTTAGGGTCGATTCTGATGCAGCAGGGGCAATTGCCAGAAGCTTTGGCAGCTTTTAGACAGGCGGCAGAGGCCAATTCTAACTATGCCAATGCCTACTACGGGGCTGGGTTAGTGTTCTTGCGGCAAGGCCAGTACAAAGATGCCCAACAGGTCTTGCAGTATGCCAAAGACCTCTACACCGCTCAAAACAATACCGCCTGGGCCGCCAATGCTGAAAAGCAACTAAAACAGGCTCAGGCAGGTAGTGCGTCAGTACCTTGA